In Frondihabitans sp. PAMC 28766, a genomic segment contains:
- the soxR gene encoding redox-sensitive transcriptional activator SoxR, with protein sequence MTKSSQDTLTIGEVARRSGATVATIRFYEQKGLVHSTRTVGGSRLFARHALRRVSMVRLGAQLGIPLADIAIAFEALPTDRPPSRADWQTISTAWNATVESRIDELARMREKLTDCIGCGCLSLGTCSLLNPDDTLAVQGAGPQRVQPGRPLA encoded by the coding sequence GTGACGAAAAGCAGCCAAGACACCCTCACCATCGGCGAGGTCGCCCGGCGCTCGGGCGCCACTGTTGCGACCATACGCTTCTACGAGCAGAAGGGGCTCGTGCACTCCACCCGCACGGTGGGCGGCAGCCGCCTGTTCGCCCGCCACGCCCTTCGTCGCGTGTCGATGGTGCGTCTCGGCGCGCAGCTCGGAATCCCCCTCGCCGACATCGCGATCGCCTTCGAGGCGCTGCCGACCGACCGGCCGCCGTCCAGAGCCGACTGGCAGACGATCTCGACCGCCTGGAACGCGACGGTCGAGAGCAGGATCGACGAGTTGGCCAGGATGCGCGAGAAGCTCACCGACTGCATCGGCTGCGGCTGCCTCTCGCTCGGCACCTGCTCGCTGTTGAACCCCGACGACACACTCGCGGTCCAGGGAGCGGGCCCGCAGCGGGTCCAGCCGGGTCGACCGCTAGCCTGA
- a CDS encoding MFS transporter, with translation MTVASSTSPSRTLPSRYTHKYGILAICCMSLFIASMDATVVNVALPSIGRELHSTISGLQWTIDGYTLVIASFLMLSGSTADKFGRRRVFQIGLTVFVIGSLLCSLAPSVPILVACRMLQAIGGSMLNPVALSIISATFTDAGQRARAVGVWGAVVGISTGFGPLIGGALTDSVGWRAIFWINIPIGIAAIVLTFAFVPESKGGRARKFDPVGQLLVIVLLASVVTGLIEGPRFGWGSPFTIGLFALGAVALFVLYRYEGARDDPLLDFRFFTSIPFSSAIITAVCAFAAQGAFIFITALYLQEVRGYSPFQAGLRTLPLGVAQLICAPLAGRLVSNTGTRRPLVLGSASLGVGAILLLTTGATTPVPFLLFTYLLIGAGLGLINPPLTNTAVSGMPRSRSGSAAGVASTSRQTGVSLGVALAGTLTGVSGAATVGSNFSMAAHSMWWVMLGFALVIMALAFLADSGAAKRSTDRIAQLLTDKPVAAKG, from the coding sequence GTGACCGTCGCTTCGTCCACCTCGCCCTCCCGCACCCTCCCATCGCGCTACACGCACAAATACGGCATCCTCGCGATCTGCTGCATGAGCCTCTTCATCGCGTCGATGGACGCGACGGTCGTGAACGTCGCGCTGCCCTCGATCGGCCGCGAGCTGCACTCGACGATCTCGGGCCTGCAGTGGACCATCGACGGCTACACGCTCGTCATCGCCAGCTTCCTGATGCTCTCGGGGTCGACCGCCGACAAGTTCGGGCGCCGGCGCGTCTTCCAGATCGGGCTGACGGTGTTCGTGATCGGGTCGCTGCTGTGCAGCCTGGCGCCCAGCGTGCCGATCCTGGTGGCCTGTCGGATGCTGCAGGCGATCGGCGGCTCGATGCTGAACCCCGTCGCTCTGTCGATCATCTCGGCGACCTTCACCGATGCCGGCCAGCGAGCTCGCGCCGTCGGCGTGTGGGGCGCCGTCGTCGGCATCTCGACCGGCTTCGGGCCGCTGATCGGCGGGGCTCTGACCGACAGCGTCGGGTGGCGTGCCATCTTCTGGATCAACATCCCGATCGGCATCGCCGCCATCGTGCTGACCTTCGCCTTCGTGCCCGAGTCGAAAGGTGGCCGAGCCCGCAAGTTCGACCCCGTCGGCCAGCTTCTCGTCATCGTGCTGCTCGCCTCCGTCGTCACGGGGCTGATCGAGGGGCCGCGCTTCGGCTGGGGGTCGCCGTTCACTATCGGCCTGTTCGCACTCGGGGCGGTCGCGCTGTTCGTCCTCTACCGGTACGAAGGCGCTCGCGATGATCCGCTGCTCGACTTCCGGTTCTTCACGAGCATCCCGTTCTCGTCGGCGATCATCACCGCGGTCTGCGCGTTCGCAGCCCAGGGAGCCTTCATCTTCATCACGGCTCTCTACCTCCAGGAGGTGCGCGGGTACTCGCCGTTCCAGGCCGGGCTCCGCACGCTGCCGCTCGGGGTCGCACAGCTGATCTGCGCGCCTCTCGCCGGGCGGCTCGTGTCGAACACCGGCACTCGGCGGCCGCTCGTGCTGGGCTCCGCGTCGCTCGGTGTCGGCGCGATCCTGCTGCTCACGACGGGTGCGACGACGCCCGTCCCCTTCCTGCTCTTCACGTACCTGCTGATCGGCGCGGGCCTCGGTCTCATCAACCCGCCGCTCACCAACACCGCGGTGTCGGGCATGCCCCGGTCGCGGTCAGGATCGGCAGCGGGGGTGGCCTCCACATCGCGCCAGACGGGAGTGTCGTTGGGGGTGGCGCTCGCCGGCACTCTCACCGGCGTGAGCGGCGCGGCCACCGTCGGCTCGAACTTCTCGATGGCTGCGCACTCGATGTGGTGGGTGATGCTCGGGTTCGCGCTGGTGATCATGGCGCTCGCCTTCCTCGCCGACTCGGGCGCGGCGAAGCGCTCGACCGACCGGATCGCGCAGCTGCTCACCGACAAGCCCGTGGCAGCCAAGGGCTGA
- a CDS encoding MOSC domain-containing protein — MAQISSVCRVAQLMPDSGTVGVTAIDKRPLDEPVLVKKLGLYGDVQADRTHHGGTDKAVYAFADEDAAHFEGLLDRVVEPGLFGENLRTQGLDVTGAVIGERWHVGEKLILEVTMPRTPCGTFARRMGEQQWVKRFTAEGRPGAYLRVVRAGAVAEGDGILVSDRPAHGVTIGDVFGGLTAAAAQRLLAGAAAGGRVAEPVLDAASRAAARLSA, encoded by the coding sequence ATGGCTCAGATCAGCTCCGTCTGCCGTGTCGCCCAGCTGATGCCCGACTCGGGCACGGTCGGCGTCACGGCCATCGACAAACGCCCACTCGACGAACCGGTGCTCGTCAAGAAGCTCGGCCTCTACGGCGACGTCCAGGCCGACCGCACGCATCACGGCGGGACCGACAAGGCCGTCTACGCGTTCGCCGACGAAGACGCCGCTCACTTCGAAGGCCTCCTCGACCGGGTCGTCGAGCCGGGACTGTTCGGCGAGAACCTCCGCACGCAGGGTCTCGACGTCACCGGCGCCGTGATCGGCGAGCGCTGGCACGTCGGCGAGAAGCTCATCCTCGAGGTGACCATGCCGCGCACGCCGTGCGGCACCTTCGCGCGGCGCATGGGCGAGCAGCAGTGGGTCAAGCGGTTCACGGCGGAGGGCCGGCCGGGTGCCTACCTGCGGGTGGTGCGGGCCGGGGCCGTGGCCGAGGGGGACGGCATCCTGGTGTCGGATCGCCCTGCTCACGGGGTCACGATCGGCGACGTCTTCGGCGGGCTCACAGCGGCTGCGGCTCAGCGCCTCCTGGCTGGGGCGGCCGCGGGTGGGCGAGTGGCCGAGCCCGTGCTCGACGCCGCCTCGCGAGCGGCCGCGCGTCTGTCGGCCTGA
- a CDS encoding LLM class flavin-dependent oxidoreductase: MTDTQLHLGVVLTGAGGPGHPNTWLDPDLPVDSSVNVDWYIEYARLAESAKFDLVFIVDSQFITPNSPPHYLNRLEPLTLLSALAVTTKHIGLVGTATTSYNDAFNLARRFASLDLISRGRAGWNVVTSGDAGTAGNYGRDEHYDYDTRYGRAQEALEVIQGLWDSYEDDAFPRDRASGVFFDPTKQHALNHEGTYFPRVVGPLNIERSPQGQPVIFQAGDSEQGRDLGAAFGEGIFTHAVSLAQAKAFRDDLRSRATAKGRDADELRIMPGIAVFVGDTDDDARRLESEAQALNYSFERARAELGRPFGWHDFSQYDPDAAFPDVRDVAALSFKTQADRITDDALREGLSLRQVVERFAAPKPGIFVGTAATVADRLIEWFEGGGVDGFNVHVEHPAQFRRFVAEVVPLLQDRGVFRRDYDSSTLRGNLGIPVPVNRHTAARLAPAGV, translated from the coding sequence ATGACTGACACGCAGCTGCATCTGGGCGTCGTGCTGACCGGCGCCGGCGGCCCCGGCCACCCGAACACCTGGCTCGACCCCGACCTGCCCGTCGATTCGAGCGTCAACGTCGACTGGTACATCGAGTACGCGCGGCTCGCCGAGAGCGCGAAGTTCGACCTGGTCTTCATCGTCGACAGCCAGTTCATCACCCCGAACTCGCCTCCCCACTACCTCAACCGCCTCGAGCCGCTGACGCTGCTGTCGGCGCTCGCCGTCACGACGAAGCACATCGGGCTCGTCGGGACCGCGACCACGTCGTACAACGACGCCTTCAACCTCGCTCGCCGGTTCGCCTCCCTCGACCTGATCAGCCGCGGGCGCGCCGGATGGAACGTGGTCACCTCGGGCGACGCCGGCACGGCGGGCAACTACGGTCGCGACGAGCACTACGACTACGACACCCGGTACGGGCGCGCGCAGGAGGCCCTGGAGGTCATCCAGGGGCTGTGGGACTCGTACGAGGACGACGCCTTCCCGCGCGACCGCGCCTCGGGCGTCTTCTTCGACCCGACCAAGCAGCACGCGCTGAACCACGAGGGCACCTACTTCCCCCGCGTCGTGGGCCCGCTGAACATCGAACGCTCACCGCAGGGGCAGCCGGTGATCTTCCAGGCCGGCGACTCCGAGCAGGGCCGCGACCTGGGCGCCGCGTTCGGCGAGGGCATCTTCACGCACGCGGTCTCGCTCGCCCAGGCGAAGGCGTTCCGCGACGATCTGCGCTCTCGTGCGACCGCGAAGGGCCGGGACGCCGACGAGCTTCGCATCATGCCCGGCATCGCCGTGTTCGTCGGCGACACCGACGACGACGCCCGCCGTCTCGAGAGCGAGGCCCAGGCTCTCAACTACAGCTTCGAGCGCGCCCGAGCCGAGCTCGGGCGCCCCTTCGGCTGGCACGACTTCAGCCAGTACGACCCCGACGCGGCCTTCCCCGACGTGCGCGACGTCGCAGCGCTGAGCTTCAAGACGCAGGCCGACAGGATCACCGACGACGCCCTGCGCGAGGGCCTCAGCCTCCGCCAGGTCGTCGAGCGGTTCGCCGCGCCGAAGCCCGGCATCTTCGTCGGGACTGCGGCGACGGTCGCCGACCGCCTCATCGAGTGGTTCGAGGGAGGCGGGGTCGACGGCTTCAACGTGCATGTCGAGCACCCCGCGCAGTTCCGGCGCTTCGTGGCCGAAGTGGTGCCGCTGCTGCAGGATCGCGGCGTCTTCCGTCGCGACTACGACTCGTCGACCCTGCGCGGCAACCTCGGCATCCCCGTGCCCGTCAACCGCCACACGGCCGCGCGGCTCGCCCCCGCGGGGGTGTAG
- a CDS encoding GAF and ANTAR domain-containing protein, whose product MTESSREAQLLETFVTLADSLVVGFDVLDLLQTLVDRCTVLFPAKDAGILLASSTGELEVVVSTSERSRLVGLLQLGADEGPCVEAYTSSKVVTVVDAAEITRRWPTFAARSVESGYQSVHAVPLRLRGTSLGSLNLFSEVPGALDEGDTVAIQALTDVATISILQERALRETSVAREQLQRALDSRIIIEQAKGVISYTHDIDMDAAFRLIREYARSNRVRLSDVAEGIVRRSLTV is encoded by the coding sequence ATGACCGAGTCCAGCCGAGAGGCGCAGCTGCTCGAGACGTTCGTGACCCTCGCGGACTCCCTGGTGGTGGGCTTCGACGTGCTCGACCTGCTGCAGACACTGGTCGACCGCTGCACCGTGCTCTTCCCCGCGAAGGACGCCGGCATCCTCCTGGCCTCGTCGACCGGCGAACTCGAGGTGGTCGTCTCCACCAGCGAGCGCAGTCGCCTCGTCGGCCTCCTGCAGCTCGGCGCCGACGAGGGCCCGTGCGTCGAGGCCTACACGTCGAGCAAGGTCGTCACGGTGGTCGACGCCGCCGAGATCACGAGGCGCTGGCCGACGTTCGCCGCCCGCAGCGTCGAATCCGGCTACCAATCGGTGCACGCCGTGCCGTTGCGCCTCCGCGGCACGTCGCTCGGCTCGCTCAACCTCTTCAGTGAAGTGCCCGGTGCGCTCGACGAGGGCGACACCGTCGCGATCCAGGCGCTGACCGACGTGGCGACCATCAGCATCCTGCAGGAGCGGGCGCTCCGCGAGACCTCGGTAGCCCGCGAGCAGCTGCAGCGCGCCCTCGACAGCCGGATCATCATCGAGCAGGCCAAAGGCGTCATCTCGTACACGCACGACATCGACATGGATGCCGCCTTCCGGTTGATCCGCGAGTACGCGCGGTCCAACCGCGTGCGGCTGTCCGACGTCGCCGAAGGCATCGTGCGGCGCTCGCTCACGGTCTGA
- a CDS encoding superoxide dismutase: MAEYTLPDLPYDYAALAPHISAQIMELHHDKHHQTYVTGANTANAQLAEARESGNLGGVNKLEKDLAFNLGGHVNHSIFWTNLSPDGGDKPTGDLASAIDDQFGSFDKFTAHFTATALGVQGSGWSVLAYDVLGQKLSIFQLFDQQGNVPFGLVPLLMLDVWEHAYYLDYKNVRADYVKAFWNIVNWDNVQARYTAAASKTQGLLVF, translated from the coding sequence GTGGCTGAATACACCCTGCCCGACCTTCCGTACGACTATGCGGCTCTTGCTCCGCACATTTCGGCTCAGATCATGGAGCTGCACCACGACAAGCACCACCAGACCTACGTCACCGGTGCGAACACCGCGAACGCGCAGCTCGCCGAGGCCCGCGAGTCGGGCAACCTCGGAGGCGTCAACAAGCTCGAGAAAGACCTGGCCTTCAACCTCGGCGGCCACGTCAACCACTCGATCTTCTGGACGAACCTCTCGCCCGACGGCGGCGACAAGCCCACCGGCGACCTCGCCTCGGCGATCGACGACCAGTTCGGGTCGTTCGACAAGTTCACCGCGCACTTCACCGCCACCGCTCTCGGCGTGCAGGGCTCCGGCTGGAGCGTGCTCGCGTACGACGTCCTCGGCCAGAAGCTCAGCATCTTCCAGCTCTTCGACCAGCAGGGCAACGTCCCCTTCGGCCTCGTGCCGCTTTTGATGCTCGACGTCTGGGAGCACGCCTACTACCTCGACTACAAGAACGTCCGCGCCGACTACGTCAAGGCGTTCTGGAACATCGTCAACTGGGACAACGTCCAGGCCCGCTACACCGCAGCAGCCTCCAAGACCCAAGGCCTCCTCGTCTTCTAG
- a CDS encoding antibiotic biosynthesis monooxygenase, translating into MSVVKINAIHVPEGHGAELEKRFAARKHSVDGSKGFEGFQLLRPVKGDDRYFVVTTWDTEESFQDWAANGAKAAHGHGAPTGGAHAAATPADGAHHGGEGAQGPVATGADLLEFEVVEL; encoded by the coding sequence ATGTCCGTCGTCAAGATCAATGCCATCCACGTCCCCGAGGGCCACGGAGCCGAGCTCGAGAAGCGCTTCGCGGCGCGCAAGCACTCCGTCGACGGCTCGAAGGGCTTCGAGGGCTTCCAGTTGCTGCGCCCGGTGAAGGGCGACGACCGCTACTTCGTCGTGACCACGTGGGACACCGAAGAGAGCTTCCAGGACTGGGCCGCGAACGGCGCGAAAGCCGCCCACGGCCACGGCGCGCCCACCGGCGGCGCTCACGCGGCCGCCACTCCGGCCGACGGCGCCCACCACGGTGGCGAGGGCGCCCAGGGCCCCGTCGCGACTGGCGCCGACCTCCTCGAGTTCGAGGTCGTCGAGCTCTAG
- a CDS encoding FAD-dependent monooxygenase, which produces MDVAVVDAATEFTLIRAGAFGHSPRTVEFFRRWGVVDRIKEEWTFPPEWNKGTLFLTSLVGHRLRGTTTRSFGKGVGGAHSFEDGIRRPQTVLQKVFLEKLASRGVPVSGGWRVSAVDDDGAGVTTRVRSEATGDERDIRSRYVVAADGSRSTVRQLVGVERSGEHATERHFRVVVRVKGPLPARLEPYPSATNIIFNNEYSGFLAALDATDWRIHCGPYALDHRPTDDEFLAVGRAAFGFDIDLEVVSITPFFKSTRIADEFVRGRVALVGDAAHIRAPGGNLGQGFGDVFNLGWKLAAVLRGTGGEALLHSYHEERHLHDARVSAHALASSRASDAAWQRVRALGVPDDSDTSDEAARKRAEMGDIIARHDGPAVGVDLDERYDESSVVWYEDGQTASDPAWDPFRYLPEGRPGHRAPNGNVDPYGDTLYNRIGANTALLVLTRDLTLVEPFVSAAAARGIALDVVYLDESDAREAYGADFALVRPDHHVAWRGAAQDATDVGAVLDRAYGRVRAVSSGPADPSAPADPSAPADPSAPAASNGPHEPEPELQFEGERHD; this is translated from the coding sequence GTGGACGTCGCCGTGGTCGACGCCGCGACCGAGTTCACCCTCATCCGCGCCGGCGCCTTCGGGCACTCGCCGCGCACCGTCGAGTTCTTCCGGCGCTGGGGCGTGGTCGACCGCATCAAAGAGGAGTGGACCTTCCCGCCCGAGTGGAACAAGGGCACTCTCTTCCTCACCTCTCTGGTGGGCCATCGCCTGCGCGGCACGACGACCCGTAGCTTCGGCAAGGGCGTGGGTGGCGCGCACTCGTTCGAAGACGGGATCCGGCGGCCTCAGACGGTACTGCAGAAGGTGTTCCTCGAGAAGCTGGCGTCGCGCGGCGTGCCGGTCAGCGGCGGCTGGCGCGTGAGCGCCGTGGACGACGACGGCGCAGGAGTCACGACGCGCGTGCGCTCGGAGGCGACCGGCGACGAGCGCGACATCCGCTCGCGCTACGTCGTCGCGGCGGACGGCTCACGCAGCACCGTGCGGCAGCTCGTGGGCGTCGAGCGATCAGGAGAACACGCGACCGAGCGCCACTTCCGCGTCGTCGTCCGCGTGAAGGGCCCGCTGCCGGCGCGGCTCGAGCCCTACCCCAGCGCGACGAACATCATTTTCAACAACGAGTACTCCGGTTTTCTCGCCGCCCTCGACGCGACCGACTGGCGCATCCACTGCGGCCCGTACGCCCTCGACCACCGGCCGACCGACGACGAGTTCCTCGCCGTGGGGAGGGCCGCGTTCGGCTTCGACATCGACCTCGAGGTGGTGTCGATCACCCCGTTCTTCAAGAGCACCAGGATCGCCGACGAATTCGTGCGCGGGCGGGTCGCGCTGGTCGGCGACGCGGCTCACATCCGGGCACCGGGCGGCAATCTGGGTCAGGGCTTCGGCGACGTGTTCAACCTCGGCTGGAAGTTGGCGGCGGTGCTGCGCGGCACCGGCGGCGAGGCTCTGCTGCACTCGTACCACGAGGAGCGCCACCTCCACGATGCGCGGGTCTCGGCCCACGCGCTCGCGTCGAGCCGCGCCTCCGACGCCGCGTGGCAGCGGGTGCGCGCCCTCGGCGTGCCCGACGACTCCGACACGAGCGACGAGGCGGCGCGAAAGCGCGCGGAGATGGGCGACATCATCGCGCGCCACGACGGCCCGGCCGTCGGCGTGGACCTCGACGAGCGCTACGACGAGTCGAGCGTCGTCTGGTACGAAGACGGGCAGACGGCGTCGGATCCCGCCTGGGACCCCTTCCGGTACCTCCCCGAAGGCCGCCCGGGCCACCGTGCCCCGAACGGCAACGTCGACCCCTACGGCGACACCCTCTACAACCGCATCGGCGCGAACACGGCCCTGCTCGTGCTGACCCGTGACCTCACGCTCGTCGAGCCGTTCGTGTCGGCCGCGGCCGCGCGGGGCATCGCCCTCGACGTCGTCTACCTCGACGAGAGCGACGCGCGCGAGGCCTACGGGGCCGACTTCGCGCTCGTTCGGCCCGACCACCACGTGGCCTGGCGCGGGGCGGCGCAGGATGCCACGGATGTCGGCGCCGTCCTCGACCGGGCGTACGGGCGGGTGCGAGCCGTGTCGTCGGGCCCTGCCGACCCGTCGGCTCCTGCCGACCCGTCGGCTCCTGCTGACCCGTCGGCTCCTGCCGCCTCGAACGGCCCCCACGAACCGGAACCCGAACTGCAATTCGAAGGAGAACGACATGACTGA
- a CDS encoding GAF and ANTAR domain-containing protein: protein MSDRGEFLAALSTLSQAAAPRADLCGPFLRALPVAGASVSTLGDPLGSATVCSSDERAARLDEIQIDLGEGPCWDALVTDAPVLAFDVQTVANDRWPVAAAALRETGLEAVFAFPLSYGRLGMGAVDLYADKPVKLSDDEVSDASTLANVAARHVLHRAVAALAPSAFEEVDRYSRREVHQASGMVSAQLTVDVDDALLVLRGHAFATDTPLREIAADVVARRLDFSE from the coding sequence GTGAGTGATCGCGGCGAATTCCTGGCGGCTCTGTCGACGCTCTCGCAGGCGGCGGCACCCCGCGCCGACCTGTGCGGGCCCTTTCTCCGGGCCCTGCCGGTCGCCGGTGCGTCCGTCTCGACCCTGGGCGACCCGCTCGGCAGCGCTACGGTGTGTTCGAGCGACGAACGTGCCGCGCGCCTCGACGAGATCCAGATCGACCTCGGCGAGGGCCCCTGCTGGGACGCCCTCGTCACCGATGCGCCCGTGCTCGCGTTCGATGTCCAGACCGTCGCCAACGACCGCTGGCCGGTGGCTGCGGCGGCCCTTCGCGAGACGGGCCTCGAGGCCGTCTTCGCGTTCCCGCTCAGCTACGGCCGTCTCGGCATGGGCGCCGTCGATCTGTACGCCGACAAGCCCGTAAAGCTGTCGGACGACGAGGTCTCCGACGCCTCGACCCTCGCGAACGTGGCCGCCCGGCACGTGCTGCACCGGGCAGTCGCCGCCTTGGCCCCGAGCGCGTTCGAGGAGGTCGACCGGTACTCCCGCCGCGAGGTGCACCAGGCCTCGGGCATGGTGTCGGCGCAGCTCACGGTCGACGTCGACGACGCCCTCCTGGTGCTCCGCGGGCACGCGTTCGCCACCGACACTCCCCTCCGCGAGATCGCGGCCGACGTGGTCGCGCGGCGGCTGGACTTCAGCGAATGA
- a CDS encoding ABC transporter ATP-binding protein — protein sequence MTTTPPVLAVDQVRIYNHLQDSTTVESVSFELRAGQALGIVGESGSGKTITCRALLGILPELFEIESGSITLEGRDTATLSRKEWTALRGSTISAVFQDPATYLNPSIPVGKQVAEVLRVKKKLSRADAKAQAIELLDQVKIRDPEYVYFQYPFELSGGMLQRVLIASAVACEPAVLIADEATTALDVTVQAEILDLLTDLKDRLGLALIVVSHDLAVVAELCDEVLVMREGQVVEQGPTAEILYSPQHQYTRLLLDEHHRFGLERFLRHPVGESEASA from the coding sequence ATGACCACCACCCCACCCGTCCTGGCAGTCGACCAGGTGCGCATCTACAACCACCTGCAGGACTCCACCACCGTCGAAAGCGTCTCGTTCGAGCTGCGCGCCGGTCAGGCCCTCGGCATCGTGGGGGAGTCGGGGTCGGGCAAGACGATCACCTGCCGTGCCCTCCTCGGCATCCTGCCCGAGCTGTTCGAGATCGAGTCGGGCAGCATCACGCTCGAAGGGCGCGACACCGCGACGCTCTCGCGCAAGGAGTGGACCGCCCTGCGCGGCTCGACGATCTCGGCGGTGTTCCAGGACCCCGCGACCTACCTCAACCCGTCGATCCCGGTGGGTAAGCAGGTGGCCGAGGTGCTGCGTGTCAAGAAGAAGCTGTCGCGGGCCGACGCCAAGGCGCAGGCGATCGAGTTGCTCGACCAGGTCAAAATCCGCGACCCCGAGTACGTCTACTTCCAGTACCCGTTCGAGCTCTCGGGCGGCATGCTGCAGCGCGTGCTCATCGCCTCGGCCGTGGCCTGCGAGCCCGCCGTGCTGATCGCCGACGAGGCGACGACCGCTCTCGACGTGACCGTCCAGGCGGAGATCCTCGACCTGCTCACCGACCTGAAGGATCGCCTCGGGCTGGCCCTGATCGTGGTGTCGCACGACCTCGCCGTCGTCGCCGAGCTCTGCGACGAGGTGCTCGTGATGCGCGAAGGGCAGGTCGTCGAGCAGGGGCCGACAGCCGAGATCCTGTACTCGCCTCAGCACCAGTACACCCGGCTGCTGCTCGACGAGCACCACCGGTTCGGGCTCGAGCGGTTCCTCCGCCACCCGGTCGGCGAGAGCGAGGCGTCGGCATGA
- a CDS encoding acyl-CoA thioesterase — protein sequence MSGQATPDDEITFRTRKWVRPEDLNANGSLFGGSLLRWIDEEAAIYAILQLGNGFVVTKYMSEINFVSSAKQGDLIEMGLRATNFGRTSLSMRAEVRNMVTRQSILTVDKIVMVNLSPEGVPLPHGYTTITYDRDRIPDTMR from the coding sequence ATGTCAGGACAAGCGACCCCCGACGACGAGATCACCTTCCGCACGCGCAAGTGGGTCCGCCCCGAAGACCTCAATGCGAACGGATCGCTCTTCGGAGGGTCTCTGCTGCGCTGGATCGACGAGGAGGCGGCCATCTACGCGATCCTGCAGCTCGGAAACGGCTTCGTCGTGACCAAGTACATGTCGGAGATCAACTTCGTCTCGAGCGCCAAGCAGGGCGACCTGATCGAGATGGGTCTGCGCGCGACGAACTTCGGCCGCACCTCGCTGTCGATGCGGGCCGAGGTGCGGAACATGGTGACGCGCCAGAGCATCCTGACCGTCGACAAGATCGTGATGGTCAACCTGTCGCCGGAGGGCGTGCCCCTGCCGCACGGGTACACGACGATCACGTACGACCGCGACCGCATCCCCGACACCATGAGGTGA
- a CDS encoding ABC transporter ATP-binding protein, with translation MSAAPGLAAPVLSAPVLSVQGLQVAYGRGSRQKQVIFDASLEIASGEVIGLIGETGSGKSTLARTVLGLVKATGGTVTFGGRDLTSLTPAQWREFRRTGALQYVFQDPMRSLDPEFTIEQSIAEPLVNAGGHSAAEIASRVREYLARVHLDESLLPRLPGQVSGGQRQRAAIARALVTEPALLILDEPVSALDSANRVQILELLQGLAGPSVSLLFISHDLGSVAGITDRVVVLYQGRIVEVNETDLIINEPKHPYTQLLVGSAPTLGGAASARATRDALRDRVEIE, from the coding sequence ATGAGCGCGGCACCCGGCCTCGCGGCGCCCGTCCTCTCGGCACCCGTCCTCTCCGTGCAGGGCCTCCAGGTCGCCTACGGCCGGGGCTCTCGCCAGAAGCAGGTCATCTTCGACGCGTCACTCGAGATCGCGAGCGGCGAGGTCATCGGCCTCATCGGCGAGACCGGGTCGGGCAAGTCGACCCTCGCGCGCACGGTGCTCGGTCTCGTGAAGGCCACCGGAGGCACCGTCACGTTCGGCGGGCGAGACCTGACGTCGCTGACGCCCGCGCAGTGGCGCGAGTTCCGGCGCACGGGGGCGCTGCAGTACGTCTTCCAGGATCCGATGCGCTCGCTCGACCCCGAGTTCACGATCGAACAGTCCATCGCCGAGCCGCTTGTCAACGCCGGCGGCCATTCGGCGGCCGAGATCGCGAGCCGCGTGCGCGAGTACCTCGCCCGGGTGCACCTCGACGAGAGCCTCCTGCCGCGCCTGCCCGGGCAGGTCTCGGGCGGCCAGCGCCAGCGAGCCGCGATCGCCCGGGCGCTCGTCACCGAGCCTGCGCTGCTGATCCTCGACGAGCCGGTGTCCGCGCTCGACTCGGCCAACCGCGTGCAGATCCTCGAGCTGCTGCAGGGGCTCGCCGGGCCCTCCGTGTCACTGCTCTTCATCTCGCACGACCTCGGCTCGGTCGCGGGCATCACCGACCGCGTCGTGGTGCTCTACCAGGGCCGCATCGTCGAGGTGAACGAGACCGACCTGATCATCAACGAACCGAAACACCCCTACACGCAGTTGCTCGTCGGCTCGGCGCCGACCCTCGGTGGCGCAGCCAGCGCCCGCGCCACCCGCGACGCCCTGCGCGACCGCGTCGAGATCGAGTAG